One window of the Zea mays cultivar B73 chromosome 3, Zm-B73-REFERENCE-NAM-5.0, whole genome shotgun sequence genome contains the following:
- the LOC100282390 gene encoding uncharacterized protein LOC100282390 → MMVRKVGVEGLIQELCKGFQLLMEPRTGKITCQSLKQNAARFGLGELHGDELPEMIREGDLDGDGALDQMEFCILMVRLSPKLMEEEAHMMFQY, encoded by the coding sequence ATGATGGTGAGGAAGGTAGGGGTGGAGGGGCTGATTCAGGAGCTATGCAAAGGGTTCCAGCTGCTCATGGAGCCTAGGACAGGCAAGATCACCTGCCAGAGCCTGAAGCAGAATGCGGCCAGGTTCGGGCTTGGAGAACTCCATGGTGATGAGCTCCCGGAGATGATCAGGGAAGGGGATCTTGACGGGGATGGGGCGCTGGATCAGATGGAGTTCTGCATTCTCATGGTCAGATTGAGCCCTAAGCTGATGGAAGAAGAGGCACACATGATGTTTCAATATTGA
- the LOC100284365 gene encoding frataxin, which yields MASPSRKVLLGVTFERRLRSRTRQLFWAADLPVATTSRSLAAAAATTLPSGGSPAALLFSLRTISSTRLSKLSAFSDAPGPSVVDHKSIMQEDEFHKLADETIHDLLETLEEYGDSIQMDGFDIDYGNQVLTLRLGDLGTYVVNKQSPNRQIWLSSPVSGPSRFDWDAATNGWIYKRTGSNLVQLLEKEIGELCGTPVQLS from the exons ATGGCGTCGCCGTCGCGTAAGGTTCTCCTAGGCGTAACCTTCGAGAGGCGGCTCCGGTCTCGCACTCGGCAACTCTTCTGGGCCGCCGATCTCCCTGTAGCTACCACCTCTCGCTCTCTCGCGGCCGCCGCTGCCACGACGCTGCCGTCGGGCGGGTCTCCAGCGGCTCTTCTGTTCTCTTTGAGGACCATCTCGTCAACGCGCCTCTCGAAACTGTCCGCCTTCAGTGACGCGCCCGGCCCATCTGTGGTGGACCACAA GTCGATAATGCAAGAGGATGAATTTCACAAATTAGCAGATGAGACAATTCATGATTTGCTTGAAACACTTGAG GAATATGGTGACTCCATTCAGATGGATGGTTTCGACATAGACTATGGG AACCAGGTTTTGACATTGAGGCTTGGGGATTTGGGGACATATGTTGTGAACAAGCAATCACCAAACAGACAAATCTGGCTTTCTTCACCTGTAAG TGGGCCTTCTAGGTTTGACTGGGATGCAGCAACTAATGGTTGGATATACAAGCGAACTGGATCGAATCTTGTGCAACTTCTTGAGAAGGAGATTGGTGAGCTCTGTGGTACTCCAGTACAACTTTCATAA